One genomic region from Capra hircus breed San Clemente chromosome 18, ASM170441v1, whole genome shotgun sequence encodes:
- the P97BCNT gene encoding p97Bcnt protein — protein sequence MEEFDSKDISTSKDEDCVPLGGECHEDDINELVKEDEVDGEEETQKTKGTKRKAESVLARKRKQGRLSLDQEEEEDANRESGGNISEKEDAAAEREKGAESEDARAKEDEVLASSVSDVEPKSELPPSTQSKTGEETEETSASHVVKAEELEKPKEAEEVKLTKSPLAGEEVRFLTQQGRLSGRTSEDEPRRSEGVQHATGEERRADTNTSSKNEAAGPKWKGQPAVDVSGDESKLRCCKEEYCIGTWNVRSMNPGKLDVVKQEMERINIDILGISELKWTGMGELNSDDHYIYYCGQQSLRRNGVALIVNKRVRNAIIGCNLKNDRMISVRFQGKPFNLTVIQVYAPTPYAEEGEVYRFYEDLQHLLEITPKIDVLFIIGDWNAKVGSQEIPGITGRFGLGMQNEAGRRLIEFCHHNRLVITNTLFQQPSRRLYTWTSPDGRYRDQIDYIICRQRWRSSVQSAKTRPGADCGSDHKLLIAKFRLKLKIIPKTTRPFRVTNEEDATNEEAKSVLKQNEKEKPEANVPSTVSSVPGGSGVTKEVGETSQEAKSVFKQDEKDKPQADVPAAVPSLPAGSGPEKRDLEKKKDCNN from the exons ATGGAGGAATTCGACTCCAAAGACATTTCCACTTCGAAGGACGAGGACTGCGTGCCGTTGG GTGGAGAGTGTCATGAAGATGATATAAATGAATTAGTGAAGGAAGATGAAGTGGATGGCgaagaagagacacagaaaacCAAAGGGACAAAAAGAAAGGCTGAGAGCGTTCTGGCCAG GAAGAGAAAACAAGGTCGCCTCTCACTAGaccaagaggaggaggaggatgccaACAGGGAATCTGGAGGGAATATTAGTGAGAAGGAAGATGCAGCTGCAGAACGGGAAAAAGGTGCTGAGTCAGAGGATGCCAGGGCAAAGGAGGATGAAGTGCTGGCCAGCTCCGTCAGTGATGTAGAACCAAAATCAGAACTGCCTCCGAGTACACAAAGCAAA acaggagaggagacTGAAGAGACAAGCGCAAGTCATGTGGTCAAAGCGGAAGAGCTAGAGAAacctaaagaagcagaagaagtTAAACTCACCAAATCACCTCTTGCTGGTGAAGAAGTCAG GTTTCTTACACAGCAGGGAAGGCTGTCTGGCAGGACATCGGAAGATGAGCCCCGCAGGTCCGAAGGTGTTCAACATGCTACTGGCGAAGAGCGGAGGGCCGATACTAACACCTCCAGTAAGAACGAAGccgctgggccaaagtggaaaggaCAGCCAGCTGTCGATGTGTCTGGTGACGAAAGTAAactccgatgctgtaaagaagaatactgcataggaacctggaatgttagatctaTGAATccaggtaaattggatgtggtgaagcaggagatggaaagaataaacatcgacatcttaggaatcagtgaactaaaatggacaggaatgggcgaattgaattcagatgaccattatatctattactgtgggcaacaatcccttagaagaaatggagtcgcccttatagtcaacaaaagagtccgaaatgcaataaTTGGGTGCAATCTGAAGAACGACAGGATGATttcagttcgtttccaaggcaaaccattcaacctcacagtaatccaagtctatgccccaactccttatgctgaagaaggtgaagtttaccggttctatgaagacctacaacaccttctggAAATTACACcgaaaatagatgtccttttcatcataggggattggaatgcaaaagtgggaagtcaagagatacctggaataacaggccggtttggccttggaatgcaaaatgaagcagggcgaaggctaatagagttttgtcaccACAACAggctggtcataacaaacacccttttccaacaacctaGTAGacgtctctacacatggacatcaccagatggtcgataccgagatcagattgattatattatttgtcgccaaagatggagaagctctgtacagtcagcaaaaacaagacctggagctgactgtggctcagatcataagctccttattgcaaagttcAGGCTTAAGTTGAAGATAATACCAAAAACGACtcggccattcag AGTGACTAATGAAGAGGATGCCACAAATGAAGAAGCAAAATCCGTCTTAaagcagaatgagaaagaaaagccTGAGGCTAATGTCCCTTCAACTGTGTCCTCAGTTCCTGGTGGGTCAGG CGTGACTAAGGAAGTAGGTGAAACATCTCAAGAAGCGAAATCTGTGTTCAAGCAAGATGAGAAAGACAAACCTCAAGCTGATGTCCCTGCAGCGGTGCCATCGCTTCCTGCTGGGTCAGG gcCTGAAAAACGTGaccttgaaaagaaaaaggattgCAACAATTAA